One window from the genome of Salvia miltiorrhiza cultivar Shanhuang (shh) chromosome 7, IMPLAD_Smil_shh, whole genome shotgun sequence encodes:
- the LOC130995448 gene encoding eIF-2-alpha kinase GCN2-like: MGDSKKKKRSGGGGRRAQSKGHHSTTADNSEILTEEETALSCSKDTGYEDSNVCAQLSLRCLPGRTLVIARGGGGLLDMFFDLGF, from the exons ATGGGCGattcgaagaagaagaagcggaGCGGTGGCGGAGGTCGCCGCGCCCAGTCGAAGGGCCATCACTCGACTACCGCCGATAATTCAGAAATTTTAACCGAGGAAGAAACTGCGTT GTCATGCTCAAAGGATACCGGATATGAGGATTCTAATGTTTGTGCTCAGCTTTCTTTGAG ATGTTTACCAG GTAGGACCTTAGTGATAGccagaggaggaggaggattaCTCGATATGTTCTTTGATTTGGGATTTTGA